One segment of Solanum lycopersicum chromosome 1, SLM_r2.1 DNA contains the following:
- the LOC138347300 gene encoding uncharacterized protein — protein sequence MIFLRHHLDEGLKIEYLTVKDPLELWTDLKGRYDHLKATVLPRARYEWMHLRFQDFKTVIEYNSAVFRITSQLKLCGETIKDEDMLEKTLTSFHASNVILQQQYREKGFQKYSELISCLLVAEQHNALLMKNHEAHPIGAAPLPEANVVEARDQSKVKGDDHRGYNNARGRGKDKRRYTNRQGGGHNKRENNMSSQNNPSKSNCRRCGMKGHWKNECRTHEHFVRLYQNSFKKKGNKSGASSSNARAESHMTLKDDDKPGTSQKYDKDVEANLALKDDVFDGLGDITHMEVDDFFGDRN from the coding sequence ATGATTTTCCTTCGTCATCATCTTGATGAGGGCCTGAAGATAGAATATCTGACGGTGAAAGATCCACTTGAATTGTGGACTGATTTAAAGGGGAGATATGACCACCTAAAGGCAACAGTGTTGCCAAGAGCTCGTTATGAGTGGATGCATTTACGATTTCAAGATTTTAAGACCGTGATTGAATACAACTCTGCTGTATTCAGGATAACCTCCCAGTTGAAATTATGTGGGGAgactataaaagatgaggacatgTTGGAAAAGACACTTACTAGTTTCCATGCCTCAAATGTGATATTGCAGCAGCAATATCGTGAAAAGGGTTTTCAGAAATATTCTGAACTAATCTCATGTCTGTTGGTGGCTGAGCAACATAATgctcttttaatgaaaaatcatgaagctCATCCCATTGGAGCTGCTCCATTACCGGAGGCAAATGTGGTGGAAGCACGTGATCAATCTAAAGTAAAAGGAGATGATCATCGGGGATATAATAATGCACGGGGACGTGGCAAAGATAAAAGACGATACACTAATCGTCAAGGTGGTGGTCATAATAAAAGGGAGAACAACATGAGTTCTCAAAATAACCCCTCAAAAAGTAATTGTCGTCGTTGTGGCATGAAAGGCCATTGGAAGAATGAATGTCGCACACATGAACATTTTGTAAGGCTCTATCAAAATTCctttaaaaagaaaggaaataaaagtggTGCTTCCTCTTCCAATGCTCGAGCTGAGTCACATATGACTCTTAAAGATGATGATAAGCCGGGAACATCTCAGAAATATGATAAGGATGTTGAAGCAAATTTGGCTTTAAAGGATGATGTTTTTGATGGCCTTGGTGACATTACTCATATGGAAGTTGATGACTTCTTTGGAGATCGAAACTGA